In Sphingomonas sp. Leaf357, a single genomic region encodes these proteins:
- the tpiA gene encoding triose-phosphate isomerase, which translates to MTRRRLIAGNWKMNGDRAALSELGGIAIAAQCAPGIDVAIAVPATLIAPAVAAAPGLSIGAQDVHWSAKGAHTGCISVGMIAEAGAGFSIVGHSERRADNGETDGQVKAKAEALLAGGLEAILCVGETLAERDAGQAEAVVTGQLAASLPDGAAAKWLSIAYEPVWAIGTGRTPTVADVAAMHGAIRAKLRALIGTEADAVRLLYGGSVTGDNAAELLGAGDVDGALVGGASLTAAKFVPIVEAGAGL; encoded by the coding sequence ATGACACGACGCAGGCTGATAGCGGGCAATTGGAAGATGAACGGCGACCGCGCGGCGCTGAGCGAACTGGGTGGAATCGCCATCGCCGCGCAATGCGCGCCGGGGATCGACGTCGCGATCGCCGTACCGGCGACGCTGATCGCGCCGGCGGTGGCTGCCGCGCCGGGCCTGAGCATCGGCGCGCAGGACGTGCACTGGTCGGCCAAGGGCGCGCATACCGGATGCATCTCGGTCGGCATGATCGCCGAGGCCGGGGCTGGCTTCTCGATCGTCGGACATAGCGAGCGGCGGGCCGACAATGGCGAGACCGACGGGCAGGTGAAGGCCAAGGCCGAGGCGCTGCTGGCCGGCGGACTGGAGGCGATCCTGTGCGTGGGCGAGACGCTGGCCGAGCGCGATGCCGGGCAGGCCGAGGCGGTGGTGACCGGGCAGTTGGCGGCGAGCCTGCCGGATGGCGCCGCGGCGAAATGGCTGTCGATCGCCTACGAGCCGGTCTGGGCGATCGGTACGGGTCGGACACCGACGGTTGCCGACGTGGCGGCGATGCACGGCGCAATCCGGGCCAAGCTGCGCGCGTTGATCGGCACGGAAGCGGATGCGGTGCGGTTGCTCTATGGCGGGTCGGTGACCGGCGACAATGCGGCTGAGCTGCTGGGGGCCGGCGACGTGGACGGCGCGCTGGTCGGCGGCGCGAGCCTGACGGCGGCGAAGTTCGTGCCGATCGTGGAGGCTGGTGCGGGGCTTTAG